GCGTCGTGACGAAAGCATTTACTTAATGGGCGAGGAAGTAGCTGAATATAATGGTGCTTACAAAGCATCGAAAGGAATGCTAGATGAGTTTGGAGCAAAACGTGTTATTGATACACCAATTGCAGAGCTTGGTTTTGCAGGTATAGCAATTGGTTCTACCATGACAGGTAACCGCCCGATTGTAGAATACATGACATTTAACTTCTCTTTAGTAGGAATTGATCAAATTATAAACAACGCAGCAAAAATTAGACAAATGTCTGGTGGGCAATTTAACTGCCCTATTGTTTTTCGTGGACCAACAGGTTCTGCAGGACAATTAGGAGCAACACACTCACAAGCTTTTGAGAACTGGTTTGCTAACACACCTGGTTTAAAAGTTGTTGTGCCATCTAATCCTTATGACGCAAAAGGACTTTTAAAAGCATCTATTCGCGACGACGATCCGGTTATTTTTATGGAAAGTGAGCAAATGTATGGTGATAAAGGTGAAGTGCCAGAAGGTGAATACATTATTCCATTAGGTGTTGCCGACATTAAGCGTGAAGGTACCGATGTTACTATTGTTTCTTTTGGTAAAATTATAAAAGAAGCTTACAAAGCTGCAGACGAATTAGAGAAAGAAGGTATTTCTTGTGAAATTATCGATTTACGTACCGTTCGTCCAATGGATAGAAAAGCAATTGTAGAATCTGTTAAGAAAACAAACAGATTAGTTATTTTAGAAGAAGCATGGCCTTTTGGAAATGTTGCTACTGAAATTACTTATTTAGTACAAAGTGAAGCTTTCGATTATTTAGACGCTCCAATTATCAAAATAAACACCGCAGATACACCTGCACCTTATTCTCCTGTTCTTTTAGAAGAATGGTTACCGAATAAAGACGAGGTTATAAAGGCTGTGAAAAAAGTTTTATACAAATAAAACAACATATTTTACGTTATTAAAACTTCATTAGCACAACTGTTAGTGAAGTTTTTTCGTATAATAAAATAACCTATTTGTTTTTTTGAAAGGAACGTTGTTACAGACAGACTATTAGCTTCTTTTAAATGAAACATACTAAATGCCCCTGATGAAAACGAAATTAGTTTTATTATTTTTCTTTTTTGGATTGCTTTCTATTGTAGCGCAAACCAAAGTGAGCGGTTATATTTTTGACGAATATAAAGAGCCCGTATCTTTTGCAAACGTCTTATTTAAAGGATCGACCCAAGGAACAATAACCGATGAAAACGGGAAATTCTATTTAGAATCTGACGAAACATGGAGTAACCTTATTGTATCCTTTATAGGTTACGAAACTCTAGATGTGCCTTTAACTAAAAAGGTGAATTACGATTTAAATTTCACGTTAAAAGAAGAAGCCTCTGCCTTAGACCAAGTATTGATTGTTACAGGCAAGCAATCTAAAAAAAACAACCCTGCCATAGATTTACTTCGTAAAATTTGGGAAAACAAACGTAGCAATGGCTTAAAACAGTTTAAACAATACCAATACGATAAATACGAAAAAGTAGAATTCGATATTAACACCATAGACAGCGCCTTAATAAAAAGCAAGCTATTTAGAGGTATGGAATTCGTTTTCGACCAAGTTGATACTTCTAATGTTACAGGTAAAACCTATTTACCTATGTTTATAAACGAGGCTGTATCTACCGTTTATGGCGACAATATTATAAATAAAGAAAAAAACGATTTAAAAGGAAACAAAAACTCTGGGTTTAGTGATAACCAAATAATAATCGATTTTGTAGACGACCTTTATAACGACTTTGATGTTTACGATAACTACCTTAAGTTTTTCGATAAAAGTTTTGTAAGTCCTTTATCTAAAACAGGTATTAACACTTACAACTACGTCCTATCCGATAGCTCTTTTATTGATAATAAATGGTGTTACAACATTATTTACTATCCGCGTAGAAAAAACGAACTGACTTTTAAAGGAGATTTTTGGGTTGCCGATACTACCTATGCTATTAAAGAAATTAATTTACAAGCTTCAAAAAGCGCAAATATAAACTGGGTAAAAGACATTTATATTGAACAAGAATTTGAAGTACTAAACGATTCTTTATTTTTAGTGAAACGTGATTACATGATGAGTGATTTCGCTTTTAGTAAAAAAGAAAAATCGCGTGGTGTTTACGGAAAGCGTACTACTTTGTACAACAATTACGTATTTGATAAAGAGAAAGATAAAAAATTCTACGATGTTGAAGTTTACAATTTCGATAAAGATGTTTACGATCGTGATGATACCTTTTGGTCGGAAAATCGTTTAGAAAGTTTAAATAAAGATGAGCAAGGTGTTTACAAAATGCTCGATACTTTAAAAACAGTTAAAAAATTTAAACGCCTATATAATTTAGGAAGTATTTTAACCTCAGGTTATATCGAGTTTAACTCATTACCTCTAGATTACGGACCAATATTTTCAACCTTTGGATTTAATGAAGTTGAAGGTTTACGCTTGCGTGCAGGTGGTAGAACATATTTTGGAAAAAACGATTTATGGCGTTTAGAAGGTTTTATGGCTTATGGCTTTAGAGATGATAAAGTAAAGTATGGCATTTCTGGAAAATGGCTAGTTGATAAAAAGAGTCGTTTAATTATTTCTGGAGGAAACAGACGCGATGTAGAACAAATTGGGGCGAGCTTAACCACAAGCTCTGATGTTTTAGGACGAAGCTTAGCATCATCTTCTGTAGTAGGCACAAGCACCAACGACAAGTTAACCTCTATAAACTTAACCAGTTTAGCTGTTGAAGCAGAACCATGGCGCAATGTTATTTTTAGATTAGGTGGTAACTACCGTACTTTAGAATCGGCATCTCCAACCTTTAGTTTAGACTACAATACGCCTGATGGATTAGAATCGGAAATTAAACAATTCGAATCGTCTTTATCAATGTCTTATTTTCCAAAACGGAAAATGACAGGTTTTGGTGTAGAGCGTTTAAATGCTAACGATGATTATGCGCGCCTTTTTGCGCAAATAACGCGGGGAGATAAAGCCATATTCGATGGAGATTTTAACTATACTAAACTTCAGTTCTCATATATCCAACCTTGGCAAATTGGTGGCTTTGGCCGCTTAACCACAACGGTAGAAGCAGGTAAAACCTTTGGTGAAGTACCATTAGGTTTATTAAGCGTTATTCCAGGAAACCAATCGTATTTTTCAATATACAATACCTTTTCTCAATTGGACTTTTACGAGTTTGTTTCAGACACTTATGGATCTGTACATTTAGAACATAATTTTAACGGACGTTTATTTTCTAGAATCCCGTTTTTACGTAAACTAAATTTAAGAGAAATAGTGAGTTTCCGTGGGGTTATAGGTGAGTTGTCTGATGAGAACTTCGCATTAAGTAACACAGGTTTACCAAATAGTATTCCGTTAGCAGCACCGTCTAAAAAGCCATACTACGAATATGGTTTTGGTATTGGAAACATTTTTAAAGTCTTTAGAATAGATTTTAATTTTAGAGGAAATTACTTAAATGAAGTTGAATATCCAGACGCTAGAAAGTTTGGAGTTACCGGAAGCTTCGGGTTTAACTTCTAGAACCTTATTTATATACAAAAAACGCACAAAGGCAGTAGTTGTCTTTGTGCGTTTTTTTTGTGACTAAGTAAGCTTGCGCTTAAATATAAAACTTATAAATTGAAGTAGAATTTCCTGAGTACCTTCTTATAAAAAACGACACAAAGAAGCCTTTTAATAAATTTTACGTTTCTGAAACCAAATACCTTCTAAACTTAAGTTTATAGAAAATAAATGGTAATTTTCCTTTATTAAACCACTTGAAATGGTGCCTTTATTTCCATAAGAATAACTAAAGTTAATCATAGAACTTGTATCACGTTTTAATGGCACACCAATACCAAAATTTATAGCAGAATTACTAATTCGGGTATTATCTATTTCAATATTTCCGTTATCGTAATTAAATCCTGCACGATACTCTAAGCGGTTAAAAAACTTTAATTGGTTTCCTTTACTTTTAAATTGTAATCCAGCTCCAAAGAAATCTTGATCTACAAAAGTTCCTATTTGATCCGATTGATTGGTATCATCCCAAAAACTTTTCTTGTAATCTAAACTCACCGTAAAAGCTTCTTGAAGTGTAGTTTGCAAACCCAAACCAAATTCTAAAGGCAACTTAAAGTCATCTAAATCAGAATCGGTTTCAAAAACCTCGGTAGTAACGTCGGTGGAAATGGTGGTTGTCCCAATTGTATCACCACTAAGGGTTGCTGGTAAATTAACCACCCCACCAACGGAGAGATTTTTAGCTATATCGTATTGAAATCCTGCACCCAAACGCAGTCCTGAATAGCGACTATCTTCATCTATTAAAATAGAGCTGTAACTGTCGGCAAAAATATAGTTGGTTTCTGTTTCGGTAATTTTTCCAAAAAGCGCAGATGCTGTTATTCCTAATCTAAAATCATCAGTTAACGAGTAACCATAATTCATCTTTAAATCGTTTATTCCACCTTCACCTTCAACTGTTGTATTAAACAAATTTGTACTACCTTCAATATAACTTTCTATTCCAGAAATGGTATATCCCACACTTGTAAACGGGATTAAGGTTATACCGAATCCAGATTTCTCGTTAATAGGAAAAGCAATACCAATGTTAGAAAAATTGGCTGTAATACTAGAATTAGAACTCGCTCCTTCTGCCGAAATATTAGTTTCACCTTTAAAACCAAAATCGTAGAAAAAAGCGTTTTTAGGAATCGCTCCAAATGATGCCGGATTCGAGTTATTAATAAACGTGCTCGATGGTATGGCAATGCCCGATTTCCCTAAACCATTTATTTTCCCTGTCCCAATATCGTTGGTTAAACCTAAACCGTAAAGTGAATAAGGCGAACTCGATAAGGCATTAGATTGAGCAAAAACTTGACCAGAAAAGACAAGTAAAACGATGCAAAGTGCTATATATTTAGTCTTCATAAATGGCATAAGTTAATTCTAGTTTCAGTTTTAAATCTTCGCTCGAAGCTTCTTCTCCATTAAAAATATAGCGGTCAACAGATTGATTGAAATCTTGTCCGTAAATAGCTAAATATAAATTATCATTATACGTGGCATCTAACTTTAAGTTTAGAAAATACGTAACAGGAATAGAATAGGTTAAGGTTTTAAATTCTTCATCATAAGCCTCTAAAAGACCATAAGTAGTTTCACCAGCAGCATTGGTAAGCGTGCTGTAAATATCTCCTTTTCTATCAATTAAAAATACACTTAACGAATCGCGAATAGATAAGTTATCGGTAGATGAATTTTGCTTAATAGAAATCTTTAAACTGGCATTTAAAACGCTTCCATTTCCTTCAATATCATTAATGCGTTCCACATAAGGAATATCAATTCGAGTCGCTAAACCTGTTCCCGATTGTGCAAAACTATTATCATCGGTATCTGTACTAAAAAGTTGTGTTTCTTCACTTTCTAAATCTGAAAAATAAGTTCCGATATAATCGCTAGAAACATTATGAAAGCTGTTGGTAGAGTTTAAGTAAAACTCCATAGTTTGGCTATCCTCAACTTCAACCTCATCATCTTCCGAGTAGTATAAACGCAAAAAACTACTAGTTGCAAACCCTAAAACACTAGAATTGCTATCGTCTGGATTTACTAAAAGTCCTTTATATTGATTTAAAAACTCATCGCTTGTAGTGATTTCATTATCTCTTATTTTTTCATATAACTCCTTTCCAAAAACGTCGCTAATAGTAATATGAAGCGAATCTTCTTTTATTGGGTAAGGCTGAAATGTTTTTGTTCCGATAGCCGTTTCACTAGCCTCAAAATTGGTTGTGTTATAAAAATAATCATCATCACTTTTAATATCATCTAAAATATTAAAAACGTTAATGGTTTGCGTTTGCGTAGTGTCGTTATAAAAGTAGTTGTCGTACTTTAAAATTAGCGCGATAGAATCGTAAATTGCTTCATTATCAATACTTTCAAAAGGGTATGCCAATTGCAAATAACTTTTTGCTTTAGTTTTCCCGAAAACGTCATCGGTATAAGCGCCAACTAATAGTCTACTACTATTAGAAACCGCAATAGAATCGAACTTAAAGGTAGAAGCATTTACCGTCATAGAATCGATAAAGTAGACTTTAGTATCTACTTGTATCCAATCTTCTCCCACGGGAACTGCGGTATCATCTCCTTCACAAGCCATAAAAAATGCTAGGCTCATAAGAATTAATGACACAGAAAAGAACTGTTTCATTTTCATATAAAATCTTTTTTTTATGCGAACCTAAATAAACACTTCATTTAAATAAAACATGTTATACAAAAGCCTTGTTTTAGTATGCCAATACCCCTATTTAACCGACCAACATGCCAAATGCTGGTTGGTCTAGAAAATAGCCGTGTTGGTATAGACTAATCCCGAGAATATCAATTATGTTTTTATATGGCGTTAGTAACAGATAGTTTTGCTGAAAAGATTAACAAAAGAAGAGATATCGAATTATGAAAAATAAATTAAAAGTCCTTTTAGGTTTAGGTGTTTTTATAGGTCTATTTGTAAGTTGCAGTAGCGATGATGATGACGAAGAGCGTGGAAACTGGATAGAACGCTCAATTTTTGATGGTGTTCCAAGAAGTAATGCAGCTAGTTTTGTGATAGACAATTTAGGTTACATGGGCACTGGATATGATGGTGACGATTACTTGAACGATTTTTGGCAATATAATATTGAAGGAAACTATTGGTCTCAAAAGGCAAATTTCCCAGGTAGCGAACGTAGTTCTGCTTCTGGAATGGAAATTGACGGCGATGGTTACATTGGTGTTGGTTATGATGGTTTAGATGAATTAAGCGATTTTTACAAATATGATGTTGCTTCTAACTCATGGTCTCAAATAGCAGACTTTGGTGGTGGCGTTAGACGTGCTGCTGTAAGTTTTGGTGTTAGCGGTAATGGTTATGTTGGTACAGGTTATGATGGTGATAACGATTTAAAAGATTTTTGGAAATACACTCCAGGAACCGATACATGGAGCGAACTTGTAGGTTTTGGCGGCGATAAAAGAAGAGATGCAACAACCTTTACTATAGACGATAAAGTTTACTTAGGCACAGGAGTTAGCAACGGTGCTTATAAAACAGATTTCTGGGTGTTCGATCCTACAACTGAAGTTTGGTCTAGCTTAACCGATTTAGACGATGACGATGATTACAATGTAGTACGCTCTAACGCTGTAGGTTTTAGCATGAGCGGATTAGGATATATTGCTACCGGCTATTACGGTGGTGCCATGACCTCTATTTGGGAGTACGACCCTATTAATGACGACTGGGAAGAAATTACAAACCTAGAAGCTACTGCAAGACAAGATGCTGTTGCTTTTTCTACAGGAAGCCGCGCTTTTGTAAGTTTAGGAAAAACAGGTACTTTATACTTAGATGATACATTCGAAGTGTTCCCTCAGGATGATTATGATGATGAAGATTAATAGCAAATTTTATATCATCCATTAATTAAATTCCAAAGTAATTTGCTCATTATTTAAGAGCAATTACTTTGGTTTTTCTTGTTTAAAAAAATATAAATAATGTTTAGAAGAAAAATAATATTAGTTTTAGTGGTAGCTTTGGTGCTAATTAGTGGATTGTATATGGCTAATTCCGATATATTTGAAGCATCTAACCCTTATAAGACTGAAGTTTTTAAAGTTGAAAATGGTTTTGGATATCAAATAAATTATAATTCGAAATTACTCATTAAACAAGAATACATTCCGGCCGTTCAATTAAACAAAACGTTTTGCACAGAGCAAGATGCAAATAGTGTGGCTCAATTGGTTAGTGAAAAACTAAATAATAAAGAAAATCCACAGATAACGCTAGAAAACTTAAACCAGTTAAACATAGCACTTAACTGCAACAATTAAATGGAAACAACAGTACAATCTTCTTTTTTTGGCGTAAAGAGCCGGAAACAAATTATGCTTCATATTTCTATATGGACCATTTTTGTTTTCATGCATTTAATTCAGGCTAGACCGGGAGAAGATTTAATAAACTTCAACAATAGCTCTCTTTTTGTAATAAACATTATTTTATTTTACCTCAACTATTTAATATTAGTCCCAAAGTTATTACTTCATAAAAAAACAGGTTTATATATTTTTTGTGCTATTGTTTTTATTGCTTTTTTCACCTTCTTGTTTAGAGAACTAAACTATGAGTTTAATAAAAACTATAATGTTTTCAGCAGAGGCCCTATGCCTTATAGAGGTGCCAGGTCTAGACATTTTTTCTGGGGATTCAAAGGCGTCATGGTTGCTATTAACAGCTTTTTAATATTAGCGATTGGTACTATCATAAGGATGTATACCGAATGGAGTAGCAACGAGATAACAACAAAACAAATAGAGGCACAAAAATCATCATCAGAATTACATTTTCTGAAAAATCAAATTAGCCCTCACTTTCTATTTAACTCTTTAAACAGCATCTATTCGCTTACTACAAAAAAATCTAACGACGCACCAGAAGCCGTTATCACACTTTCTGAATTGTTGCGATATATGTTGTACCAAACCAATCAAGATTTTGTATTACTAAGTAACGAACTCGACTATGTTCAAAATTATTTAAAACTTCAGCGTTTACGTATTGCCAACAACGAACATGTTACCATAAACATTCATGGCGGAATTAACAGCCAAAAAATAAGACCACTTTTACTTATTTCTTTTATCGAAAACGCCTTTAAATATGGCACCGATTTTAAAGGACACACTAAAATTAAAATTGAAATTTATGTTAAAGATGATGAACTTCAATTTACATGTGTTAACTTGATAGGCAGCAGAAAGAACGATAAAAC
The window above is part of the Algibacter sp. L3A6 genome. Proteins encoded here:
- a CDS encoding sensor histidine kinase, with product METTVQSSFFGVKSRKQIMLHISIWTIFVFMHLIQARPGEDLINFNNSSLFVINIILFYLNYLILVPKLLLHKKTGLYIFCAIVFIAFFTFLFRELNYEFNKNYNVFSRGPMPYRGARSRHFFWGFKGVMVAINSFLILAIGTIIRMYTEWSSNEITTKQIEAQKSSSELHFLKNQISPHFLFNSLNSIYSLTTKKSNDAPEAVITLSELLRYMLYQTNQDFVLLSNELDYVQNYLKLQRLRIANNEHVTINIHGGINSQKIRPLLLISFIENAFKYGTDFKGHTKIKIEIYVKDDELQFTCVNLIGSRKNDKTSSGIGLQNTKDRLSLLYPDSHWLTIKEIDNEFVVNLTLKL
- a CDS encoding DUF4907 domain-containing protein, producing the protein MFRRKIILVLVVALVLISGLYMANSDIFEASNPYKTEVFKVENGFGYQINYNSKLLIKQEYIPAVQLNKTFCTEQDANSVAQLVSEKLNNKENPQITLENLNQLNIALNCNN
- a CDS encoding Kelch repeat-containing protein, which encodes MKNKLKVLLGLGVFIGLFVSCSSDDDDEERGNWIERSIFDGVPRSNAASFVIDNLGYMGTGYDGDDYLNDFWQYNIEGNYWSQKANFPGSERSSASGMEIDGDGYIGVGYDGLDELSDFYKYDVASNSWSQIADFGGGVRRAAVSFGVSGNGYVGTGYDGDNDLKDFWKYTPGTDTWSELVGFGGDKRRDATTFTIDDKVYLGTGVSNGAYKTDFWVFDPTTEVWSSLTDLDDDDDYNVVRSNAVGFSMSGLGYIATGYYGGAMTSIWEYDPINDDWEEITNLEATARQDAVAFSTGSRAFVSLGKTGTLYLDDTFEVFPQDDYDDED
- a CDS encoding DUF5686 and carboxypeptidase-like regulatory domain-containing protein, with the translated sequence MKTKLVLLFFFFGLLSIVAQTKVSGYIFDEYKEPVSFANVLFKGSTQGTITDENGKFYLESDETWSNLIVSFIGYETLDVPLTKKVNYDLNFTLKEEASALDQVLIVTGKQSKKNNPAIDLLRKIWENKRSNGLKQFKQYQYDKYEKVEFDINTIDSALIKSKLFRGMEFVFDQVDTSNVTGKTYLPMFINEAVSTVYGDNIINKEKNDLKGNKNSGFSDNQIIIDFVDDLYNDFDVYDNYLKFFDKSFVSPLSKTGINTYNYVLSDSSFIDNKWCYNIIYYPRRKNELTFKGDFWVADTTYAIKEINLQASKSANINWVKDIYIEQEFEVLNDSLFLVKRDYMMSDFAFSKKEKSRGVYGKRTTLYNNYVFDKEKDKKFYDVEVYNFDKDVYDRDDTFWSENRLESLNKDEQGVYKMLDTLKTVKKFKRLYNLGSILTSGYIEFNSLPLDYGPIFSTFGFNEVEGLRLRAGGRTYFGKNDLWRLEGFMAYGFRDDKVKYGISGKWLVDKKSRLIISGGNRRDVEQIGASLTTSSDVLGRSLASSSVVGTSTNDKLTSINLTSLAVEAEPWRNVIFRLGGNYRTLESASPTFSLDYNTPDGLESEIKQFESSLSMSYFPKRKMTGFGVERLNANDDYARLFAQITRGDKAIFDGDFNYTKLQFSYIQPWQIGGFGRLTTTVEAGKTFGEVPLGLLSVIPGNQSYFSIYNTFSQLDFYEFVSDTYGSVHLEHNFNGRLFSRIPFLRKLNLREIVSFRGVIGELSDENFALSNTGLPNSIPLAAPSKKPYYEYGFGIGNIFKVFRIDFNFRGNYLNEVEYPDARKFGVTGSFGFNF
- a CDS encoding DUF4270 family protein, translated to MKQFFSVSLILMSLAFFMACEGDDTAVPVGEDWIQVDTKVYFIDSMTVNASTFKFDSIAVSNSSRLLVGAYTDDVFGKTKAKSYLQLAYPFESIDNEAIYDSIALILKYDNYFYNDTTQTQTINVFNILDDIKSDDDYFYNTTNFEASETAIGTKTFQPYPIKEDSLHITISDVFGKELYEKIRDNEITTSDEFLNQYKGLLVNPDDSNSSVLGFATSSFLRLYYSEDDEVEVEDSQTMEFYLNSTNSFHNVSSDYIGTYFSDLESEETQLFSTDTDDNSFAQSGTGLATRIDIPYVERINDIEGNGSVLNASLKISIKQNSSTDNLSIRDSLSVFLIDRKGDIYSTLTNAAGETTYGLLEAYDEEFKTLTYSIPVTYFLNLKLDATYNDNLYLAIYGQDFNQSVDRYIFNGEEASSEDLKLKLELTYAIYED
- a CDS encoding pyruvate dehydrogenase complex E1 component subunit beta, giving the protein MKTIQFREAICEAMSEEMRRDESIYLMGEEVAEYNGAYKASKGMLDEFGAKRVIDTPIAELGFAGIAIGSTMTGNRPIVEYMTFNFSLVGIDQIINNAAKIRQMSGGQFNCPIVFRGPTGSAGQLGATHSQAFENWFANTPGLKVVVPSNPYDAKGLLKASIRDDDPVIFMESEQMYGDKGEVPEGEYIIPLGVADIKREGTDVTIVSFGKIIKEAYKAADELEKEGISCEIIDLRTVRPMDRKAIVESVKKTNRLVILEEAWPFGNVATEITYLVQSEAFDYLDAPIIKINTADTPAPYSPVLLEEWLPNKDEVIKAVKKVLYK